The sequence below is a genomic window from Bacteroidota bacterium.
TTTCCAGGCGGCGCTGTGCACCAGGGCGGTTTTGGTGATGACACCATCAAGATCGAAAATAACGGCTTTGAAAGGGTACTTTGAATTCATATCATTTTATAAATAAATCTGTGTAAATCTGTGTAATCTGTGGTGAGTCTTTTACCACAGATTACACAGATTTGCACAGATTAGGTTAAAAACCAATAATAAGCATATGGCTCGAGAACGATGGTATTATCTGCCACATCCCTTACCACTTTTTGTCCCAGGAGGTCCAGCTCAAAGTCGGCCAGTACTTTTTCGGGATAAATAACCGGGATGGTTTGTTCTGAGAGGTTTTGTATGATCAGGACCCGCTCGCATTTATGGGTTCTCAGGAAAGCTACAATCTCATCGTCATTAGATTTTCCGATTTGCTGAACCACTTTCCATTCCAGCTTACCCCTGCCGAAGGCGGCATGTTCCTTCCTGGTGCGTATCATTTTGCTTACCCTTTGGTACACTTTATAACTAAAGCTTTCAGGGTCATTCAGTTCCTTGTTGATCTCTTCCCAGTCCATACGTCCCCTTACCAGGAAGCGGGTATCGTCTTTGCCTGTCATTTTGATCATTTCGCGGTAGTAATCCATATCGTTGGCTTTGCCATATTCATCGCCGTAATAGATCACGGGGGTTCCGGGCAGGGAAAGCATGAGGGAGTATGCTGCGCTGATCTTCCTGACATCCATCTGCATAAGTTCGGAGAGTCTGGCAGAGATCCCTTCCCCTACGCGGAAATCCCATTCGGGTTTGTGGCAATAGTGTTCATGGATGTATTTCCGGTCTTCCTCGCTGATGTATACCAGTTCCAGGCTGAGTTCATCGTGGCAACGCAGGAAGGTAAACCATTGGGAAGAAGGTGGAATTTCGGGAGTAGTTGATATATCCAGTGTTTTAATGACTGGTTCACGGCTTTGCTGGGCGATGGCCTTGAACATCTGAGGCATCAGCGGGAAGTGATATCCTGCATTGCATTCTTCCTCTGTTTCGAGGTAGCGGACAATGTCTTTGGGTTTCTGGCAGGCTTCGGCGAGCAGCAGGGTGTTGGGTCTGGCGTACTCGATCGCTGCCCGGAAGAAACGCACGATGGTATGGGTCTGGGGCAGGTTTTCACAGTCGGTGCCTTTTTCTTTCCATAAATAGGGGATGGCATCTGCACGGAAACCATCAACGCCCAGTTTCAGCCAGAAAAGGAAGTTGGACGACATCTCCAGCAGTACCCTGGGATTCCGGTAGTTGAGGTCGGGCTGAAATTCGAAGAAACGGTGAAAATAATACCAGTCGCTGTCGCCATCCTTTTCCCAGTTGCTGGGGCACATGCCTTTGAAGAGCAGCCGGGCTTCTTTGTATCTGTTGGTGTCTTTGCTCCAGATAAAATAATCGCGGTATGGGTTATCTTCCGATTTCCTGGCTTCCCTGAACCAGGAGTGCTGGTCAGAGATGTGGTTAATGGCTATATCGAAGATCACCTTTATATCTTTCTTATGGGCTTCTTCCAGGAAAGATCCGAAGATCCTGGAGGAGTCTTCAACAGAATAGGGGCCTTCAGAACCCAGTAAATCATCACGGATCTTACGATAGTTACTGATATCGAAGCCGGCGTCGCGCATAGGAGAATCCAGCACGGGAAGGAGCCAGAGACAGTTTACCCCCAGGTTGCCGAGATAGTCCAGTTTTTCTTTTAATCCGGCAAGATCATGATTAAAAAGGTCTACATAAAGGGAATAGACGATAGCGTCTTTATACCATTCGCTTTGCTGTGGAGGCCCTGTTTCAGAAGCTGTTTTTTCCAGGTCTTCCATGAATGATTGCAGGAGGGCGTTTTCCTGTGAGCCATACAGCTCCTCCCAGCATTCTTTCATGATTTGGATTTGTTTTTCTTTCATGCTGATGGTTTAGCGTACAAAAATAATGGGTTATGGGGAGATTTTCAGTTAGTTTTAATGTGAAAGATAATAAATTTTTCATTGCGTCAATACAGGACTTATGTTTCTATTTTTCGTCCTTTATGTTTTTAGGCTTATCACAGACTAGTACCATAAGGAACTTAATATGATTAGATCTCTGGTTTCAACAAGTCAAACAGAGAAGGGGGTATTTTCTATGCTTTCAATGGTTCAGTTTTTTTTTAAAAATAATGCTAATAAGTAATTCCAAAATTTCTCGAAAATCAATTGAATATATAAATACAAATCATATACATATAAATATTAGGTTATTTGTGATCCTATTTCATGTTTTCAAGTATATTAGTCAGAAATACGTGCTTTTACGTTGAATATTAGAGTGTTAAACGTTAGTTTTTTAATACGTAATTTCCTCACCTTGGCTATAGAAAATACGTAATTTCCACACCATTATTTGTTTACATTTTTTTCGATATATGGGTAAAATTACCCATTGGAAAACATATCTAAAATTATTAAAATTGTTAATTATTATTAGCTCCTTATTACAATCCTAGGCCTGGATTAGTCTTTGACTATTTATACTTCTATTATCTACTCATTTCACTTTTCTCTCTGTAAATAAATTGACCCATGGGAATTTATTTACGAAGTTTCATAATTAATATTTTATTAACATTTAATTTTAAAATCATGAGAACATTATTTGTATTTATTATTTTACTGGCAACCCTTTGTGTTTATTCACAGAGCAATTACAATGTGATCAAACAGGAGGGTGATTTACAGAAAGCCACAGTAACCCAGCTTGGTTTAAAAAATACTTCGGATGTTTATCAAACCAACAAACTTCATGAAGCAGTTGTGAATCAAACAGGTGCAAATAACACTTCTGAGATTGATCAGTTCAGAACGGTTTGGGATTACTATCTTGATGTCGCAACAAGGGCAACAGTCAATCAAACCGGTTCGAAAAACACTTCGAAAATTTACCAATACAAGGGGACATATGGTGGAAATACAAACTGGAGCCTGGCTACAGTAACTCAGATTTCACCAAATGGATCGGTTGGTAATATTGCGGAAATTGATCAAAACGTTTGTGATTATGCTACTGCTTCAATTTATCAAAATGGCTATAGTAATAATGGCAAAACAAAGCAATTGGGTAATACTTCTTGGGCCACGATATATCAGGATGGTATCAACAATGAAGGCATCCAGTATTTGTGGACAACACAGACGTATGCAGACATAAAACAACTGGGAAACAACAACAAAGGTTATCAAACCACTTTAACACCACCAGTAGGAAAATCAAAATTCTGGATTTATCAGTTCGGAAACAATAATTACTCCGATCAGGATATTCAGGGGACTGCCTGGGGTTATGCAGACGGTAATAATACCATGACCAGCGATCAATATGGAAATAACAACTATTCTGCGCAGTATATACTGGGTGGAGATAATACGGCTGTTGTAAAGCAGGTTGGCGACTACAATGACAATGAAGTCCAATACAATCCTGCCCCAAATACCAATGTTGAACCATCATTTGATGCATATTATATGCAATACCAGAATGGTTATTTTAATTATGCCAAGATTGACCTGGACGGATCTTATAACCACACAGCCCAATATCAGTTAGGAGATTATAACTGGACGTTCATGTACCTCAGAGGTGATAAAAACAACAGTGCCCAGCAGCAGGAAGGCAATTGGAATAAATCGGATATCTACATTTATGGTAATAATAATTATGCCATGACCAAACAGGTTGAAGATACCGATTATGATCCTGGTTATTATCATAATATTGCTTTAATAGTCCAGGGAACAGCCAACTTGCCTGTTAAACTGAATTGTGCAGGGATTGACCAGGACGGACAAGGCAACCAGGCCTTCATCTATGAGTATTCAAACAGTAACTATTCCAACATTGTACAGATGGGAAATAATAATTATGCATACGATTACCAGAAATAATTTGGGATAGCAGAACAAAAAACCCTGAAACCTCAATAGGTTTCAGGGTTTTTTATAAACTAAACTGCTATGATAATCGAATTATTATATCAGGAAAAGTCTATTTCTTTTATAGCATATCCTCAACAATAATCCCATCCTGGATTTTAAGCCAGCCGAAGAAAACAAGGATTAGTGCAATGATAGACAGGATTGACCCAATGATTCCTCCCAAGGCAGGAATCAATCCGAAGATATTTTCCAGGACTGCCAGGATCATTGCGACGATTAGCATCATTGCGCCTCCTTTACCTGCTTTGCCGATGCTGACCGATGACCGCAGGGTGATGAACCCTATCATTTCCACGACAAATGCGATAATAAGGACAATGGAGGCTATTAATCCCATCAGTGGGATGATGTCGAAAATGAAGCCTACAAGACCAAGGATAGCGGCAATGATCAATAATTTTACAGCCGATTTTCCTTTTTGGTCCAGGCCTTCCTTAAGCTTTGAAAGTCCTATAAAGAACAGGATGATTCCGAATATGGCAGCCAGGCCGGATGCCCAGTTACCGCCGATACCGTTAAACATTTGCAGTAAAGTTCCTGAAAGAATGAAGGTTACTGCCTTGATGGTTTCTTTTTTTTCCATTTTTATTGATTTTAAAGGTTATATAAAAGGTTTTGTCAGTTTTTCATGAACCAGATGGATATATAACTGTCTTTGTCCGGAACAGGATAATCGCTTACGTTGGTGATCCAGCGTTCCTCGTGCAGAGCCCCATCTTTCCGGGTCTGTATGTAATAATTGTAAAATATATTTTGAAAGTGTTCTTCATTTTCGGTTTTAAAGCGTATGGAGTTTCCGGATATCTTTTCGAGTGGGATGCTGTCGAGTTTGAATATAGATTCGTAGTGTTTATGTGTGGCAAAGGGTGCACTGCTGTCATTAAAGATCCAGCTACGGCTGTAGATGATATCCTTAAGCACTTTGCCATTGGTGCTGACAGTCCCGCTTATTGAATAGTAATTTGTATCGTATTTTGCTTCATGGAACCAGATCAGCATGGTAAACTGGTTTCCGTTCCATTGGATGCTTTCATCGTAAACACCTAAGCAGTTTCCGAAGGTGTAATAATCCCGGTAATAAAAAAACTCATTGGGTGGGGCCATCCAGTGAAGCAATTCACGATCCTGCTCTTCGTACCAAACCTTGAAGCTGCTGGAAAAATGGTTAGCATCTTTGATGGAATCAACCAGTGTGCTGTTGCCGAAGGGGCCATCGGCTTTATACAATGTATCTTTCAGTTTTATAACATCCAATCCCCAATCGGCTTCATCAAAGAATTCCATTTGTATACCGAGGTTGACATCCAGTCCGGAGCAAAGCACCCACCATGGGTCTGCCAAGGTATTGACAGTTAGTTGTCCGTAAAACTTTTCACTGATCTTGGGCGATAAGATCCTGTCGATCATCATCCGGATCTGGGGCCTGACCCATACCTGGAAATCTGCTGAAGAAGAACAGGTTGGTTCCTGCCCATTGATTGTTTTAACGACGTCTGCATGGGGAGTCCAGTTATTGAGATAATACGTAGCTCCGGTTTTCAGGGTGAATTCCTGGTGTATGGAAGTTGTAATTTGTGATTGCAATTCAACTGAAGCGCCTGCGAAGACATCCATAACCGGGGTTAAAATGAAGGGTACACCTCCAATGACCATGGGTATGCTTGGAAATTCATGGCTTAGGAGTTTGACTTCATCCTCCCACGTCAGGATATCGAAGGTGCAGGAACCCTGCAGGTCGATTTGTTCACCGATATCATTGTTGTAGCTGAATTTATGCAGACTGAAGTTTTTTATCTGAACGGTACCGTAAATTGTAGCTCCAAGGGTGAAGTCTCCCGTAACCCTGACTACATTATTGCCATTCTGATAAAGAACTTTGTCGATATGGTACATGGCTTCCATTCCGTTCTCTTTTAAATCAGTACACTCAATTCCCTTATCATGGTAAA
It includes:
- a CDS encoding alpha-glucosidase C-terminal domain-containing protein; this encodes MKEKQIQIMKECWEELYGSQENALLQSFMEDLEKTASETGPPQQSEWYKDAIVYSLYVDLFNHDLAGLKEKLDYLGNLGVNCLWLLPVLDSPMRDAGFDISNYRKIRDDLLGSEGPYSVEDSSRIFGSFLEEAHKKDIKVIFDIAINHISDQHSWFREARKSEDNPYRDYFIWSKDTNRYKEARLLFKGMCPSNWEKDGDSDWYYFHRFFEFQPDLNYRNPRVLLEMSSNFLFWLKLGVDGFRADAIPYLWKEKGTDCENLPQTHTIVRFFRAAIEYARPNTLLLAEACQKPKDIVRYLETEEECNAGYHFPLMPQMFKAIAQQSREPVIKTLDISTTPEIPPSSQWFTFLRCHDELSLELVYISEEDRKYIHEHYCHKPEWDFRVGEGISARLSELMQMDVRKISAAYSLMLSLPGTPVIYYGDEYGKANDMDYYREMIKMTGKDDTRFLVRGRMDWEEINKELNDPESFSYKVYQRVSKMIRTRKEHAAFGRGKLEWKVVQQIGKSNDDEIVAFLRTHKCERVLIIQNLSEQTIPVIYPEKVLADFELDLLGQKVVRDVADNTIVLEPYAYYWFLT